A single region of the Drosophila miranda strain MSH22 chromosome 2, D.miranda_PacBio2.1, whole genome shotgun sequence genome encodes:
- the LOC108156038 gene encoding phospholipid-transporting ATPase ID isoform X10: MGTKTQPQQAKENERRIRANDKEFNLQYKYHNNYIKTSKYSVFTFLPFNLLEQFQRLANFYFLCLLVLQLIPAISSLTPVTTAIPLIGVLTLTAVKDAYDDIQRHLSDSQVNNRKSKTLRNGKLVDAKWSEVQVGDVIRLDNNQFVAADILLLTTSEPNGLCFIETAELDGETNLKAKQCLTETIELGDHHDALWNFNGEIFCERPNNLLNKFDGTLIWRNQRFALDNEKILLRGCVLRNTQWCYGVVVFAGVDTKLMQNSGKTQFKSTGVDRLLNFIIIGIVLFLVSICALFAVGCAIWEGLIGQHFQVYLPWEHIIPKDYIPSGATVIGLLVFFSYAIVLNTVVPISLYVSVEVIRFIQSFLINWDEEMYYARTNTYAKARTTTLNEELGQIQYIFSDKTGTLTQNIMTFNKCSINGRTYGDVIDLRTGEPVEVTEALQCVDFSANPHHESDFRWYDRTLLDAVRSDEEHSHVFFRLLALCHTVMAETVEGKLEYQAQSPDEAALVAAARNFGFVFRSRTPNSITIEVMGRMEEYELLNILDFNNVRKRMSVILRRGNTVVLYCKGADNVIYDRLHGGQEDLKARTQDHLNKFAGEGLRTLVLAERRLTEQYYKNWRIRQQEAALAMDSREERLNEIYEEIESDMQLVGVTAIEDKLQDGVPKAIANLQSAGIKIWVLTGDKQETAINIGYSCQLLTDELADVFIVDGNSVEEVEKQLRQFKESIKIYNRFRPGGTEALYNSDSNMDPLSVTMTQTSVFMHESSSPPTPPPPPAISVVTFRWDDKNKDKKGGPDSAECNDLFGDEKRSLDDGAASIVIDETTGFALVVNGHSLVHCLSPELEIKFLDIASQCKAVICCRVTPLQKALVVELIKRAKNAVTLAIGDGANDVSMIKAAHIGVGISGQEGLQAVLSSDYAIAQFRYLERLLLVHGRWSYYRMCKFLRYFFYKNFAFTLCHCWYSLFCGFSAQTVFDPMFISVYNLFYTSLPVLSLGIFEQDVSDKNSLEYPRLYTPGLRSELFNIREFIYSVLHGAFTSLVLFLIPYAVYKDGVSQNGYVLSDHMTLGAVVATILIVDNTAQISLYTSYWTIVNHITIWGSLVWYFVLDYFYNYVIGGPYVGSLTQAIKDLTFWMTMLITVMVLVAPVLAYKYYLLDVHPSLSDKIRQKSLKKIHSRASSDVRRTASSRRGRRSVRSGYAFAHQEGFGRLITSGKIMHKMPQDFAFPLGLGTKKTQALHNNLASADHTKASNSSGHHMGNNNNTNQRHNQNQNHSSMADISAEGRAADAGGSGASEDISPRAPCQDLDTINL; the protein is encoded by the exons ATGGGCACAAAAACTCAACCGCAACAGGCCAAAG AGAATGAACGCAGAATCCGCGCCAATGACAAAGAGTTTAATCTTCAGTACAAATATCAT AACAACTACATCAAGACCTCCAAGTATTCGGTGTTCACCTTCCTGCCCTTCAATCTTTTGGAGCAGTTCCAGCGTTTGGCCAACTTTTATTTCCTCTGTCTGCTGGTCCTCCAATTGATTCCTGCAATCTCCTCACTCACGCCCGTCACAACAGCTATACCTCTGATTGGAGTACTCACTCTGACAGCTGTCAAAGATGCCTATGATGATATT CAACGACATCTATCCGACTCGCAGGTGAACAATCGCAAGTCGAAGACCCTGAGGAATGGCAAACTGGTGGATGCCAAGTGGTCGGAGGTCCAGGTGGGCGATGTCATCCGCCTGGACAACAATCAGTTTGTGGCCGCCGATATCCTGCTGCTGACCACATCGGAGCCCAACGGTTTGTGCTTCATTGAGACGGCGGAACTGGATGGGGAGACCAATCTGAAGGCCAAACAATGCCTGACGGAAACCATCGAGCTGGGGGATCATCATGATGCGCTGTGGAACTTTAATGGCGAGATCTTCTGCGAGAGACCCAACAATCTCCTGAACAAGTTCGATGGCACTTTGATCTGGCGCAATCAGCGATTCGCACTGGACAATGAGAAGATTCTGCTGAGAGGTTGTGTGCTGCGGAACACCCAATGGTGCTATGGCGTTGTGGTCTTTGCCGGAGTGGACACCAAACTCATGCAGAACTCTGGAAAGACGCAGTTTAAGAGTACAGGCGTGGATCGCCTGCTTAACTTTATCATCATAGGG ATTGTTCTCTTTCTGGTGTCGATCTGTGCCTTATTTGCCGTTGGCTGCGCCATCTGGGAGGGTCTGATAGGACAGCATTTCCAGGTGTATTTGCCCTGGGAGCATATCATACCCAAAGACTATATCCCCTCGGGGGCCACAGTCATTGGATTGCTTGTTTTCTTCTCGTATGCCATAGTCTTAAACACTGTTGTGCCAATCTCGCTCTACGTTTCAGTAGAG GTAATACGCTTTATACAGTCGTTTCTCATCAACTGGGATGAGGAAATGTATTATGCACGCACCAATACTTATGCCAAAGCCCGCACCACCACGCTCAACGAGGAGCTGGGCCAGATACAGTACATATTCTCGGACAAGACGGGCACTCTCACCCAGAACATCATGACATTCAACAAGTGCAGCATCAATGGGCGCACCTATGGCGATGTGATTGACTTGCGAACGGGAGAACCCGTCGAAGTCACTGAG GCACTGCAATGCGTCGACTTCTCAGCCAATCCTCATCACGAGAGCGACTTTCGCTGGTACGATCGCACGCTGCTGGATGCAGTTCGCTCGGATGAGGAGCACTCCCACGTATTTTTTCGTCTGTTGGCCCTCTGCCATACAGTCATGGCGGAGACTGTAGAGGGGAAGCTGGAGTACCAGGCCCAGAGTCCCGATGAGGCGGCTCTCGTGGCGGCTGCCCGCAATTTTGGTTTTGTATTTCGCTCACGAACACCAAACAGTATTACCATCGAGGTGATGGGTCGAATGGAG GAATACGAGCTCCTCAACATTCTAGATTTCAACAATGTCCGCAAGCGTATGTCTGTGATCCTTCGACGAGGCAACACCGTGGTGCTATACTGCAAAGGAGCGGACAATGTGATATACGATCGATTGCATGGCGGCCAAGAGGATCTAAAAGCCCGCACACAAGATCACCTGAAT AAATTTGCTGGCGAGGGTCTACGCACTCTGGTCCTGGCCGAGCGGCGTCTCACTGAACAATACTACAAGAACTGGCGGATTCGGCAGCAGGAGGCCGCCTTGGCTATGGATTCGCGTGAAGAGAGGTTGAATGAGATATACGAAGAGATCGAGAGCGATATGCAGCTGGTGGGCGTGACGGCCATTGAGGACAAACTGCAGGACGGGGTGCCCAAGGCTATTGCAAATTTACAAAGTGCAGGGATAAAGATATGGGTTCTAACAGGAGACAAGCAGG AAACGGCCATCAATATTGGGTACTCCTGCCAGCTGCTGACGGATGAGCTGGCGGATGTCTTCATAGTGGATGGAAATTCCGTGGAAGAGGTGGAAAAGCAATTGAGACAGTTTAAAGAATCTATCAAGATATACAATCGATTTCGACCAGGAG GAACCGAAGCCCTTTACAATAGCGACAGCAACATGGATCCGCTGAGCGTGACCATGACACAGACCTCGGTCTTTATGCACGAATCGAGCAGTCCGCCCACGCCGCCGCCTCCGCCCGCCATATCGGTGGTTACCTTTAGGTGGGATGACAAAAATAAGGATAAGAAGGGCGGACCGGACAG CGCCGAGTGCAACGATTTGTTTGGGGATGAGAAGAGGAGCTTAGATGATGGTGCTGCCTCCATAGTGATAGATGAGACCACTGGCTTTGCTTTGGTCGTTAATGGACACTCACTGGTTCATTGTCTGTCGCCGGAATTGGAGATCAA ATTCCTGGACATTGCCTCACAGTGCAAAGCGGTTATCTGTTGCCGGGTTACTCCGCTGCAGAAGGCTCTGGTCGTGGAACTTATTAAGCGTGCCAAAAATGCCGTCACCCTGGCCATAGGCGATGGTGCCAATGATGTATCGATGATAAAGG CTGCTCATATAGGTGTGGGCATATCGGGTCAGGAGGGTCTTCAGGCTGTTTTATCCAGCGACTATGCCATTGCCCAGTTCCGGTATCTGGAGAGGCTCTTGCTAGTTCATGGTCGTTGGTCCTACTATCGGATGTGCAAGTTTCTGCGCTACTTTTTTTACAAGAACTTTGCATTTACTCTGTGCCATTGCTGGTATTCGCTATTCTGCGGCTTCAGTGCTCAG ACCGTTTTCGATCCCATGTTCATATCGGTGTATAATCTGTTCTACACTTCGCTGCCGGTTTTATCTTTGGGGATCTTCGAGCAGGACGTATCGGATAAGAATAGCCTGGAATATCCGCGTCTCTATACGCCGGGTCTTAGGAGTGAACTCTTTAATATACGTGAATTTATATACAGCGTGCTGCATGGCGCCTTTACCTCTCTTGTCCTGTTTCTGATACCCTATGCCGTCTATAAGGATGGTGTCTCCCAAAATGGTTATGTATTGAGCGATCACATGACCCTGGGAGCCGTTGTGGCCACCATACTCATTGTGGATAATACAGCACAG ATCTCTCTATACACTTCTTATTGGACCATTGTGAATCACATAACAATTTGGGGCAGCTTGGTCTGGTATTTTGTGCTGGATTACTTCTATAATTATGTCATTGGCGGGCCTTATGTGGGCTCGTTGACTCAGGCTATAAAGGATCTTACTTTTTGGATGACAATGTTGATAACGGTAATGGTACTGGTGGCTCCTGTGTTGGCGTACAAGTATTATCTTCTCGATGTCCATCCAAGTTTGTCGGATAAG ATCCGCCAAAAATCCTTAAAGAAGATCCATTCGAGAGCCTCCAGCGATGTGCGACGTACTGCATCCTCACGTCGTGGACGTCGCTCTGTACGCTCTGGTTATGCCTTTGCTCATCAG GAGGGTTTTGGACGTCTCATCACCTCGGGCAAGATCATGCACAAGATGCCGCAGGACTTTGCCTTTCCTCTGGGCTTGGGCACGAAGAAGACTCAGGCCCTGCACAACAATCTGGCCTCTGCAGATCACACCAAGGCCAGCAATTCTTCGGGTCACCACAtgggcaacaacaacaataccAATCAGCGGCACAATCAGAACCAGAATCACTCATCGATGGCGGATATAAGTGCCGAAGGACGTGCGGCAGATGCAGGTGGCAGTGGTGCCAGTGAGGATATAAGTCCTCGGGCGCCCTGCCAAGATCTGGATACAATTAATCTGTAA
- the LOC108156038 gene encoding phospholipid-transporting ATPase ID isoform X9, with product MGTKTQPQQAKENERRIRANDKEFNLQYKYHNNYIKTSKYSVFTFLPFNLLEQFQRLANFYFLCLLVLQLIPAISSLTPVTTAIPLIGVLTLTAVKDAYDDIQRHLSDSQVNNRKSKTLRNGKLVDAKWSEVQVGDVIRLDNNQFVAADILLLTTSEPNGLCFIETAELDGETNLKAKQCLTETIELGDHHDALWNFNGEIFCERPNNLLNKFDGTLIWRNQRFALDNEKILLRGCVLRNTQWCYGVVVFAGVDTKLMQNSGKTQFKSTGVDRLLNFIIIGIVLFLVSICALFAVGCAIWEGLIGQHFQVYLPWEHIIPKDYIPSGATVIGLLVFFSYAIVLNTVVPISLYVSVEVIRFIQSFLINWDEEMYYARTNTYAKARTTTLNEELGQIQYIFSDKTGTLTQNIMTFNKCSINGRTYGDVIDLRTGEPVEVTEQQTIFHNSPRNPEEVPTGTATSTKQPPLILVHKAEVHAKKSSVMVTAEGETQLASSPSSDRAEMEHSAPLPAPQDPQRNRGRKQVRYSAPSRSQEEEPGGTIPGRLPTPRGLSPSGYDSQRSSSRSSGGGLGVCFKRSGPGLMQRQLSSTNSSDKALQCVDFSANPHHESDFRWYDRTLLDAVRSDEEHSHVFFRLLALCHTVMAETVEGKLEYQAQSPDEAALVAAARNFGFVFRSRTPNSITIEVMGRMEEYELLNILDFNNVRKRMSVILRRGNTVVLYCKGADNVIYDRLHGGQEDLKARTQDHLNKFAGEGLRTLVLAERRLTEQYYKNWRIRQQEAALAMDSREERLNEIYEEIESDMQLVGVTAIEDKLQDGVPKAIANLQSAGIKIWVLTGDKQETAINIGYSCQLLTDELADVFIVDGNSVEEVEKQLRQFKESIKIYNRFRPGGTEALYNSDSNMDPLSVTMTQTSVFMHESSSPPTPPPPPAISVVTFSAECNDLFGDEKRSLDDGAASIVIDETTGFALVVNGHSLVHCLSPELEIKFLDIASQCKAVICCRVTPLQKALVVELIKRAKNAVTLAIGDGANDVSMIKAAHIGVGISGQEGLQAVLSSDYAIAQFRYLERLLLVHGRWSYYRMCKFLRYFFYKNFAFTLCHCWYSLFCGFSAQTVFDPMFISVYNLFYTSLPVLSLGIFEQDVSDKNSLEYPRLYTPGLRSELFNIREFIYSVLHGAFTSLVLFLIPYAVYKDGVSQNGYVLSDHMTLGAVVATILIVDNTAQISLYTSYWTIVNHITIWGSLVWYFVLDYFYNYVIGGPYVGSLTQAIKDLTFWMTMLITVMVLVAPVLAYKYYLLDVHPSLSDKIRQKSLKKIHSRASSDVRRTASSRRGRRSVRSGYAFAHQEGFGRLITSGKIMHKMPQDFAFPLGLGTKKTQALHNNLASADHTKASNSSGHHMGNNNNTNQRHNQNQNHSSMADISAEGRAADAGGSGASEDISPRAPCQDLDTINL from the exons ATGGGCACAAAAACTCAACCGCAACAGGCCAAAG AGAATGAACGCAGAATCCGCGCCAATGACAAAGAGTTTAATCTTCAGTACAAATATCAT AACAACTACATCAAGACCTCCAAGTATTCGGTGTTCACCTTCCTGCCCTTCAATCTTTTGGAGCAGTTCCAGCGTTTGGCCAACTTTTATTTCCTCTGTCTGCTGGTCCTCCAATTGATTCCTGCAATCTCCTCACTCACGCCCGTCACAACAGCTATACCTCTGATTGGAGTACTCACTCTGACAGCTGTCAAAGATGCCTATGATGATATT CAACGACATCTATCCGACTCGCAGGTGAACAATCGCAAGTCGAAGACCCTGAGGAATGGCAAACTGGTGGATGCCAAGTGGTCGGAGGTCCAGGTGGGCGATGTCATCCGCCTGGACAACAATCAGTTTGTGGCCGCCGATATCCTGCTGCTGACCACATCGGAGCCCAACGGTTTGTGCTTCATTGAGACGGCGGAACTGGATGGGGAGACCAATCTGAAGGCCAAACAATGCCTGACGGAAACCATCGAGCTGGGGGATCATCATGATGCGCTGTGGAACTTTAATGGCGAGATCTTCTGCGAGAGACCCAACAATCTCCTGAACAAGTTCGATGGCACTTTGATCTGGCGCAATCAGCGATTCGCACTGGACAATGAGAAGATTCTGCTGAGAGGTTGTGTGCTGCGGAACACCCAATGGTGCTATGGCGTTGTGGTCTTTGCCGGAGTGGACACCAAACTCATGCAGAACTCTGGAAAGACGCAGTTTAAGAGTACAGGCGTGGATCGCCTGCTTAACTTTATCATCATAGGG ATTGTTCTCTTTCTGGTGTCGATCTGTGCCTTATTTGCCGTTGGCTGCGCCATCTGGGAGGGTCTGATAGGACAGCATTTCCAGGTGTATTTGCCCTGGGAGCATATCATACCCAAAGACTATATCCCCTCGGGGGCCACAGTCATTGGATTGCTTGTTTTCTTCTCGTATGCCATAGTCTTAAACACTGTTGTGCCAATCTCGCTCTACGTTTCAGTAGAG GTAATACGCTTTATACAGTCGTTTCTCATCAACTGGGATGAGGAAATGTATTATGCACGCACCAATACTTATGCCAAAGCCCGCACCACCACGCTCAACGAGGAGCTGGGCCAGATACAGTACATATTCTCGGACAAGACGGGCACTCTCACCCAGAACATCATGACATTCAACAAGTGCAGCATCAATGGGCGCACCTATGGCGATGTGATTGACTTGCGAACGGGAGAACCCGTCGAAGTCACTGAG CAGCAAACAATTTTCCACAATAGCCCCAGAAATCCCGAAGAGGTTCCCACAGGAACAGCTACATCAACAAAGCAGCCACCGCTCATCCTGGTGCACAAAGCCGAGGTCCATGCGAAGAAGAGCTCTGTGATGGTCACCGCCGAGGGTGAGACACAATTGGCCAGCAGTCCATCATCTGACAGAGCGGAAATGGAGCACTCGGCTCCGCTGCCGGCACCGCAAGACCCCCAACGGAATCGGGGACGCAAACAAGTGCGCTATTCGGCGCCCAGCAGGAGCCAGGAGGAGGAGCCTGGGGGGACAATCCCTGGAAGATTGCCGACCCCTAGAGGATTGTCACCCTCTGGTTATGACAGTCAAAGGAGCAGCAGTAGGAGCAGCGGAGGAGGATTGGGTGTCTGCTTTAAGCGTAGTGGACCGGGGCTTATGCAACGTCAACTGTCCAGCACAAACAGCAGTGACAAA GCACTGCAATGCGTCGACTTCTCAGCCAATCCTCATCACGAGAGCGACTTTCGCTGGTACGATCGCACGCTGCTGGATGCAGTTCGCTCGGATGAGGAGCACTCCCACGTATTTTTTCGTCTGTTGGCCCTCTGCCATACAGTCATGGCGGAGACTGTAGAGGGGAAGCTGGAGTACCAGGCCCAGAGTCCCGATGAGGCGGCTCTCGTGGCGGCTGCCCGCAATTTTGGTTTTGTATTTCGCTCACGAACACCAAACAGTATTACCATCGAGGTGATGGGTCGAATGGAG GAATACGAGCTCCTCAACATTCTAGATTTCAACAATGTCCGCAAGCGTATGTCTGTGATCCTTCGACGAGGCAACACCGTGGTGCTATACTGCAAAGGAGCGGACAATGTGATATACGATCGATTGCATGGCGGCCAAGAGGATCTAAAAGCCCGCACACAAGATCACCTGAAT AAATTTGCTGGCGAGGGTCTACGCACTCTGGTCCTGGCCGAGCGGCGTCTCACTGAACAATACTACAAGAACTGGCGGATTCGGCAGCAGGAGGCCGCCTTGGCTATGGATTCGCGTGAAGAGAGGTTGAATGAGATATACGAAGAGATCGAGAGCGATATGCAGCTGGTGGGCGTGACGGCCATTGAGGACAAACTGCAGGACGGGGTGCCCAAGGCTATTGCAAATTTACAAAGTGCAGGGATAAAGATATGGGTTCTAACAGGAGACAAGCAGG AAACGGCCATCAATATTGGGTACTCCTGCCAGCTGCTGACGGATGAGCTGGCGGATGTCTTCATAGTGGATGGAAATTCCGTGGAAGAGGTGGAAAAGCAATTGAGACAGTTTAAAGAATCTATCAAGATATACAATCGATTTCGACCAGGAG GAACCGAAGCCCTTTACAATAGCGACAGCAACATGGATCCGCTGAGCGTGACCATGACACAGACCTCGGTCTTTATGCACGAATCGAGCAGTCCGCCCACGCCGCCGCCTCCGCCCGCCATATCGGTGGTTACCTTTAG CGCCGAGTGCAACGATTTGTTTGGGGATGAGAAGAGGAGCTTAGATGATGGTGCTGCCTCCATAGTGATAGATGAGACCACTGGCTTTGCTTTGGTCGTTAATGGACACTCACTGGTTCATTGTCTGTCGCCGGAATTGGAGATCAA ATTCCTGGACATTGCCTCACAGTGCAAAGCGGTTATCTGTTGCCGGGTTACTCCGCTGCAGAAGGCTCTGGTCGTGGAACTTATTAAGCGTGCCAAAAATGCCGTCACCCTGGCCATAGGCGATGGTGCCAATGATGTATCGATGATAAAGG CTGCTCATATAGGTGTGGGCATATCGGGTCAGGAGGGTCTTCAGGCTGTTTTATCCAGCGACTATGCCATTGCCCAGTTCCGGTATCTGGAGAGGCTCTTGCTAGTTCATGGTCGTTGGTCCTACTATCGGATGTGCAAGTTTCTGCGCTACTTTTTTTACAAGAACTTTGCATTTACTCTGTGCCATTGCTGGTATTCGCTATTCTGCGGCTTCAGTGCTCAG ACCGTTTTCGATCCCATGTTCATATCGGTGTATAATCTGTTCTACACTTCGCTGCCGGTTTTATCTTTGGGGATCTTCGAGCAGGACGTATCGGATAAGAATAGCCTGGAATATCCGCGTCTCTATACGCCGGGTCTTAGGAGTGAACTCTTTAATATACGTGAATTTATATACAGCGTGCTGCATGGCGCCTTTACCTCTCTTGTCCTGTTTCTGATACCCTATGCCGTCTATAAGGATGGTGTCTCCCAAAATGGTTATGTATTGAGCGATCACATGACCCTGGGAGCCGTTGTGGCCACCATACTCATTGTGGATAATACAGCACAG ATCTCTCTATACACTTCTTATTGGACCATTGTGAATCACATAACAATTTGGGGCAGCTTGGTCTGGTATTTTGTGCTGGATTACTTCTATAATTATGTCATTGGCGGGCCTTATGTGGGCTCGTTGACTCAGGCTATAAAGGATCTTACTTTTTGGATGACAATGTTGATAACGGTAATGGTACTGGTGGCTCCTGTGTTGGCGTACAAGTATTATCTTCTCGATGTCCATCCAAGTTTGTCGGATAAG ATCCGCCAAAAATCCTTAAAGAAGATCCATTCGAGAGCCTCCAGCGATGTGCGACGTACTGCATCCTCACGTCGTGGACGTCGCTCTGTACGCTCTGGTTATGCCTTTGCTCATCAG GAGGGTTTTGGACGTCTCATCACCTCGGGCAAGATCATGCACAAGATGCCGCAGGACTTTGCCTTTCCTCTGGGCTTGGGCACGAAGAAGACTCAGGCCCTGCACAACAATCTGGCCTCTGCAGATCACACCAAGGCCAGCAATTCTTCGGGTCACCACAtgggcaacaacaacaataccAATCAGCGGCACAATCAGAACCAGAATCACTCATCGATGGCGGATATAAGTGCCGAAGGACGTGCGGCAGATGCAGGTGGCAGTGGTGCCAGTGAGGATATAAGTCCTCGGGCGCCCTGCCAAGATCTGGATACAATTAATCTGTAA